The segment GATTTAACATGTCAAGTGCATGTAATAATCCAATAGACCATTCGTACCAATACGGATCTCCGATACCTGCAGTTGAGTTAGTAGCCATATATGATCCCTCCTCCTTAATTATAGGATTCATCTTACTTGCTCTATAAAATCTTTTTACAGTCATTACAAATAATACATTCTTCACAATTTGAATGATTAGGCCTACACCACGTTCTTCCAATTTCCCAACAGGAGAAATCGATAATCCCTGGAAACTCCGGATTCAGCTCCCTTGCCCTATAAATAACTGAATCAAGATCAGCATCGTAACTCACCAGGCCTGTCCGCCTCATTACCCTTAAAATATGTACATCGGGAGATATGTCTATTGAATAGTAATCAGAAAAAGGGACCTTAAACTGCCGGGCCAGAATATTTGCAGCCATAGTAGCAATTTTCTTCCCGCTACCTTTAAACTGTAGAAAATCGTAGGCGACCTTTGCACTACTT is part of the Metallumcola ferriviriculae genome and harbors:
- a CDS encoding iron-sulfur cluster loop, with product MKAERAWSIPYRIKSIIGSFDIDDLASVSLDSYKEIFNNNTLHRFNDTMASVFYEAVHDIKAKYNGDASRIWSNNSSSAKVAYDFLQFKGSGKKIATMAANILARQFKVPFSDYYSIDISPDVHILRVMRRTGLVSYDADLDSVIYRARELNPEFPGIIDFSCWEIGRTWCRPNHSNCEECIICNDCKKIL